A genomic window from Labeo rohita strain BAU-BD-2019 chromosome 6, IGBB_LRoh.1.0, whole genome shotgun sequence includes:
- the rpl5b gene encoding 60S ribosomal protein L5b, with amino-acid sequence MGFVKVVKNKAYFKRYQVKFRRRREGKTDYFARKRLVIQDKNKYNTPKYRMIVRFSNRDIICQIAYAKIEGDMIVCAAYSHELPKYGISVGLTNYAAAYCTGLLLARRLLNKFGLDKVYEGQVEITGDEFNVESIDGQPGAFSCYLDAGLARTTTGNKVFGALKGAVDGGLSIPHSTKRFPGYDTESKEFNAEVHRKHILGLNVSEYMSFLMEEDEEAYKKQFSRFIKNGVTPESMEEMYKKAHAAIRENPVHEKKPKREVKKKRWNRAKLTLAQRKDRVAQKKASFLRAQAAEED; translated from the exons ATG GGATTCGTTAAAGTAGTGAAGAACAAGGCCTACTTCAAGAGGTACCAGGTGAAGTTCAGGAGAAGGAGAG AGGGAAAAACTGATTACTTTGCCCGTAAGCGCCTGGTTATCCAAGACAAGAACAAGTACAACACACCCAAGTACAGAATGATTGTCCGCTTCTCCAACAGGGACATCATCTGCCAG atTGCCTACGCCAAGATCGAGGGTGACATGATTGTGTGTGCGGCCTACTCCCATGAGCTGCCCAAGTATGGCATCAGTGTGGGTTTGACAAATTATGCTGCAGCCTACTGCACTGGGCTGTTGCTCGCCCGCAGG CTGCTGAACAAATTTGGCCTTGACAAGGTGTACGAGGGCCAGGTTGAGATCACCGGGGATGAGTTTAATGTGGAGAGCATTGATGGGCAGCCAGGAGCTTTCTCTTGCTACCTGGATGCAGGCCTGGCCAGGACCACCACTGGCAATAAGGTGTTCGGTGCCCTGAAGGGAGCAGTGGATGGAGGTCTCTCTATTCCTCACAG CACCAAGCGTTTCCCTGGCTATGACACTGAGAGCAAGGAGTTCAATGCAGAGGTTCACCGCAAGCACATCCTGGGCCTGAATGTCTCAGAATACATGAGCTTCTTGATGGAGGAAGATGAAGAAGCCTACAAGAAACAGTTCTCTCGCTTCATCAAGAACGGCGTTACCCCTGAATCG ATggaggaaatgtacaaaaaggCACATGCAGCCATCCGGGAGAACCCAGTGCACGAAAAGAAGCCCAAGCGGGAAGTCAAGAAGAAGAG ATGGAACCGCGCCAAGCTCACACTGGCTCAGAGAAAAGACCGTGTTGCCCAGAAGAAGGCCAGCTTCCTTCGGGCTCAAGCTGCAGAGGAGGACTAG